In Acidobacteriota bacterium, the sequence GACAATTTATGCTTTGCTGGGTTTGCTTTTTGCGCCGGCGTTTGTGGCCTTTGGCGTGACGCGACTGGATGCGGCGGCACGGGGCACGGGGTTGGGCTTCCGGTTGTTGATTCTGCCTGGAGTCGCTGCCCTGTGGCCGCTGCTGTTGTGGCGTTGGTTGCAAGGTCAGCCGGAGCCACCCGTCGAAATCAACGCGCATCGCCGCTGGGATAGTACCGCGCGCGTCAGCAAGCGGTGACTGCAAGCAAGCCCTCATATTCGTTGTGTGATGGCTCCGCTGGCTGACGCGCGCGGTACTGTTGCGGCCAGACATTCTGAGGACAAGATGATTCGTTCGTTGCGACGTGCTCACAACAGAATTTTTTGGATGGCGGCAATCCTCTTGCCGCTGCTCTTGCTGAGTGCCCTGTGGGTGCGGCGGCCCTTCCCGTTGAATTCACAATTGCCTGCTAATCCCGTCGGAGAGGCCCGATGAGTCACGCCTACCAAGCCATCAGTTGGAACCGGCAGAAGCGCGTTTATGACGGCGTGCTGACCAGCGGTGTCTTCGGCTACCTGGCGTTGTTCATCGGCCTGAGCGCCTGGGCGAGTCCGCATGCGACGATTGAGACGCTGTTGATTCGCGCGTTCGGCACCGGGGCGTTGCTGCTGTTGCATCTCGTCTTAATGATCGGCCCGGCCTGTCGTTTGTGGCCGCAGTTGTTGCCGCTGCTGTACAACCGGCGGCACCTGGGTGTGACGACATTTTTGCTGGGACTGGCGCACGGCGGTTTCGCCCTCATTCAATTCCACGCGCTGGGCGATCTGAATCCGTTGGTGAGCCTGTTGGTCAGCAATACGCGCTATGACAGTTTGGCGCATTTCCCCTTTCAGCAGTTGGGACTGGTGGCGTTGCTGATCCTGTTTTTGATGGCCGCCACCAGTCACGATTTTTGGCTGAAGCAATTGAGCGCTCCAGTCTGGAAGCGGCTGCACATGCTGGTTTATCTGGCTTACGGCCTGTTGCTCGCACACGTGGCGCTGGGCGTCTTGCAGGCCGAGACGAATCTGTTGTTGGCCGTCGTGCTGACCTTCGGCTTGGCGAGCGTACTGACTTTGCACCTGGTGGCGGCGCAACGCGAACACAAGGCCGATGTCGAATTGCCTGCCGCTGCCGAGTTTGTGCCCGTTTGTACGCTGGCTGAAATTCCCGAAAAGCGCGCGCGCATCGTGACCTTGGCGGGCGAACGGGTGGCGATTTTCAAATATGACGGCCAGGTCTCGGCGCTCTCGAACGTCTGCCAGCACCAGAACGGGCCGCTGGGCGAAGGCCGTATCATTGACGGTTGCGTGACCTGCCCGTGGCACGGATTTCAGTATCTGCCCGCGACCGGCGCAGCACCCGCGCCCTTCACCGAAAAGGTGCCGACCTTTCGCGTCAAAGTCATCGGGCAACAGGTTTACGTTGATCCGCGCCCGCAAGCGCCGGGTTGTATAGCAGGCTGCCAGCCTGCTGCGGGCTGAAGGAGGCGAGCCTTGCGGGACAGCGTGAACCAGTGTCGCCCGGTGTCGCCCAGTGTCGTAAAGATCAAGTCAACAGCAGGCTGGCAGCCTGCTGTACAACCAGCAAGGACGGCCACGTGCCAGAGTTAAACCAGGATGAGTTTTATATCGGCTATTTGCCACGTGCGCCGCGCGGTGTGGCGAAGCTGTTGCGGCGTGTCGTGACCGCGCTCTTTTGCGGCGGCGTGCTCGTGGCGCTGGTGCTGGCGTTTGGGCAACAGCGGCTGCCATTGAGCGTCTTCGAGTTTCAACAATACCGCGCCTACACCGGCGTCCTGCACGCCACGCCGTATCCGGCCTTGCTGGTGCAAACCGGGAATTCGCTGACGCAATACCTGTTGGTCGCGCCGGGCAAGCACCGGGCGGAAGTCGGCGCGTTTGACGGACAGATCGTCAAGCTGCGCGCGGCGTTGATTCAGCGCGACGGGACGCAGATGCTCGAACTCGCGCCGGATTCGCTGACGGTCACGGCGGCTGCGTCCCTGCCGCTGCCAGCTAAAACCGAACTCGGCACGTTCACGCTGGTGGGCGAGATCGTAGACAGCAAGTGTTACCTGGGCGTGATGAATCCCGGCCACACCAAGCCGCACCGCGATTGCGCGGTGCGGTGCCTTAGCGGCGGCATCCCGCCTTTGTTCATCGCGCGCGATGCGCAGGGGAACGAATTAAAGCTGCTGCTGACCGATGCGCAGGGCGCGCCGGTCAATCAGGCCGTGTTGGACATGGTGGCCGAACCGTTGGAAATCACCGGGCGCGTTGTGCGTGAGGGAACGCAGTATTACTTGCAGGCCGACCCGCCGACGTACCGGCGTGTGAGATAGCCGCACCATTTACTGCCAATCGCACGCTCTCTGGTTTAGACTCCGCCGCGATGAAAACGACCTTTCCATTGCCGCAAGTGCTCGCCTTCCGGCTAGCGCGACACCACCTGACTGATGCCGCGTCTGCCGAATTGACCGGCGTGTGCCGCGACATCGGCGGCTTGCAAGCGCAAATCAACAGCGCCGCGCGTCTGGCCGCCTGGGCGCGCGTGCCGGGGTTGACCCAAACAGAAATCCAAACGGCGCTCTATCAGCAACGCGCGCTGGTCAGGACTTCGTGCATGCGGCAAACCCTGCACCTGATTACGGCGGCGGATTTCGCGCTATACATCAATGCCTTGCGACAAAGCCGGGTGACCGCATTGTTGCGCGTGGCCGCCAAGTTCGGCGTGACGCGCCAGCATGCCGATGCATTGAATGCCTGTTTTCTGGCTGCGCTCAGTGGCGGGCCTTTGCCACGGCGCGCGCTGCTCGAACGCATTCAACCGTTGGTCGGCCAAGAGGTGCGCGCGTGGATGAACGTGGTCTGGGGCATTCAGGTCTTTCGTCTGGCGCTGGTCGAAGGGTTGATTTGTTACGGCCCTGACCAGGGGGCCGAGGGTACTTATGTGCGCGTGGATCAATGGTTGCCCGCGCAACTTGCGCTTGAACCCGCCGCCGCCTTGGCGGAGTTATTGCGCCGCTACCTGCGGACTTATGGCCCGGCCACGCCCAAAGATTTCGCCAAATGGACGGGCAATCCGATGCCGGAAATCAAAGCGGCCTGGGCGGCAGTGCAGGACGAATTGGTCGAGGTCTCAATGGCCGGCACGCCCGGCTGGTTGTTGCGCGATGATTTGCCCGCGTTGCAGCGCAGTGCGCCGGTGGCGGCGCACCTGCGCTTGCTGCCGAGTTTCGATCCCTGGGTGTTGGGACACGCCGATAAAAATCAGTTGGTGGACGCACAACATTACAAACGCATCTTTCGCAGCGCCGCTTGGGTCTCGCCCGTCGTGTTGCTGAATGGCCGCGCCGCTGGCGTGTGGTCGCACCGGCGGCAGGGTAAAAGGTTGTTGGTAGAAATCGAGCCGTTCGAGAAATTCAGCAAACCTGTCCGCAAATTGATTGAAGCCGAAGCCGCGCGGCTGGGCGCATTTCTTGGAGCAGAAGCAGCCGTGCACTAATGGAAGTTTTCGAGCAGCATAATGCTGCTGGCGAAAAGATCGTTGGAAGCGAACAGAATTTGGCGGCCCGTCGGCGCAACGGCCAGGCCGGCGGTGAGCCAGGCCGGTTGTTTGTCAATCGTGGCAATGGTTCTGACGCGCCGGGTAGTGAAATCGAAGTGCCGCACCTGATAGGGAAACTGATCGTTGTGCGCGACGAAATAAAGCCCGCTGCGATTAATTGTCCAATAACGCCAGTAACCGGCTTCGGCCAATTCCGGCACCGCCTCTTCATTCGTCCCTTCGGTGCTGACGCGCCACAGCCCGGAGATGCCGCGCCCTTTCAAATAATAAACAGACTTGCCATCGGGAGCTTCAAACGCCTCCATGCCGCCTTGCTGCGTAAGCTGTTGCGCGGGGCCGCCCGCCACGGGCATTTTCCAAAGCTGCAATTTGCCGGAGCGATTCGAACAGAAATACAGCCAGCGGCCATCATGCGACCAACTGGGAATCACGTCGTGCGAACTATCAGTGGTCACGCGGCGGGGCGCGCCGCCCGTGGAGTTGATGATGAACAGGTCGCCGCTGCTTTCGGGCCGCGCGTCAAAGGCGATTTGCTGGCCGTCGGGCGACCAGTGTGGCGATCCGGTGGCCAAGCCGTTGAAGTGCGTTAACTGGACGGGATTGCTGCCATCGCTTTGGCACACCCAGATTTCATCGTGGCCAGAGCGGCCCGATGAGAAAACGAGGCGTTGGCCGTCGGGCGAAAATTCGGGACTGTGATCGGGGTGGCTGGAGCTGATGAATTTGCGCAACGCCGGGTTGGGTTGATCCAAATCCAAGCGCCACAGATTGGCGTCTTCGAGCGAGTCAACGAAGCCGAGTGTGCCGCCGCCCGTCGCGCCATTGGCGGCAAAGGCCGGATGCGTGGCTTTGCGGCCTGCTGCTTCCAGCAAGACGGGCGGGTTGCCGTTGACGGGTACGCGCCAGAGGCTGTTGCTGCCTTCGCGATAGGCGGCGCAAATCAGCGCTTGCCCGTCCGCCAGCCAGGCCAACCCGTGAATGGGCGCGGCCAGTTTGGTCAATGGGCGCGGCTGGCTGCCATCGGGATTAGCGAGGAAGACTTCGCTGTTGACGCGATTCAACGTGCGTTTGAAGGCCAGTTGCTTGCCATCCGGCGCAAAGCGCGGATCGTCATCCCCGCTCAGCGCGGGCGGATTGGTCAGCGTGTGGCGTTCGCCGGTTTCGAGATTGATCTGCACCAGCGCCGCGCTCTCTTTGTCAGAGGTCGCAATCGCGTCGGGCACGACCAACGCCTTGCCATCGGGCGTCCAGGTGAGTCCGACCCAAGTGGTTTGCAGGTCGGCGATCTTGCGTTCGGTGCCGCCCAGCGCGGGCAGGATCAACACCTCGCTGCCTTGGCCGCGCGCGCGCAGGAAGGCGATGGTTTTGCCGTCGGGCGACCAGGCCGGGCTGTATTCATCGTGCGGATTATTGGTCAGCCGCAACGGCTGGCCTGCGCCGACGAGTTTTACATAAATGTCCATCCCTTCGGCTTCTTCAGGCCGCCAGGCATACGCGATTTGTCGCCCGTCGGGCGAAAACGTAGGCGTGTCTTCACGGCCCGCCAGTCCGGTCAAAGGGGCAAACTTGGCTGTCGTGGCATTGGTTGCCGCCGCGTTGGGCCGATTCAGCCAGAAATAAAGTCCGGCGGCGAGAGCGATCAACCCGGCGGCAACGAAGCCTGCGCGCCGTTGCCAGCTTCCCGGTTGCGGGGACGCGGCAGCCGGTAGTGTGGCAACAGGCTTGGTTGCTAGGGCTACGGATGTTGACTTGCTGGCGGTTGAGGTTTCGTTGATGACGACGCGCGAAAGCGTGTGCCGTTCGAGCACCAGCGGTTCGTCCTCTACAAGCCCGGACAGCAGCGTTGGATGTTGTTCACTGACTTGCGCCGTGAAGCGGTAGCCGCGCCCGGGGATGGTGACGATGAATTGCGGGTTATCCTTTTCGTCGCCCAGCACGCGGCGCAGCGTGTAAATGTAATGCGTCAGGTTCGACTCTTCGACGTAGGTATCCGGCCAGAGCCGCCGCATCAATTCTTCCTTTTCCAGCACCTGCCCGTTGTTTTCGACCAGCACCAAGAGCATGTCATAGGCCTTTTTTTTGAGCGGCACGACCTCGCCGTCGCGCAGCAAGAGCCGGTTCGCCACATCCAGGCGGAACGGGCCGAACTCGTAAAAGTGATTGTGAGGCTTGGACATACGCCGAATTCAGAAACGATTCAGAAGTGCTTCAGACCAAAAACGAGCACAAATTCAGCGCGCGTTCAGGACGAGTTGCGGGGGGAATGGCCTATGGTCTCGCTCGAACCTGACGGGGCCGATCTGCTGGTGCCGAAATGAACGGGAGATACTGCTGGAAAACGCCGCGCAGTGTAGCACGGTGCCACGCAATGGAACAGAACACGGGGTGTGGATGAGCAAACGGACGGAGATCACCATTGAACAACACGAAATCACCATTGTCAGAAGCGGGCAGCACCGGCTCTTGCCGGCCGAGCCGCAACGCGCATGGTGTCCGGTCTGCAAAGAGGAAGTCGTCATGCTCACGGCAGAAACGGCGGCGCAGGTGCGTGGCGTCAGCCGCCGCGAAGTTTATCGCCGCCTCGAGCGCGGCGCCTTGCATTTCAACGAAACGGCTGAAGGCGTGGTGCAGGTCTGTCTGACCAGCTTGCGCGCCCTGAACGAGTAAAAAGGAGAAAGTTAATGAGCAATCGAATGCCGCGAAAAATTTGGTTCTTCACCTTGGCCTTGACGGGGTTGCTCTGCGCCCATCGTCCCGACACCGCTTGGTCGAAGCCTGTTACGTCAGCGTTTAATATCACGCCCTTTCTCAGTTGTATTGATGTCAACGACACAACCGGTGCAATTACGGCCTATTTTGGTTACGAAAGCTTCGAGAGCGCTGAGGTGACAATACTGGTCGGGGGAGAGAACCGCTTCCTGCCCCCTCCTAGCAACCGTCAGCAACCGGCGGTGTTTTATCCCGGCTTACACGAGCGGGCCTTTCGCATCACCTATCCGGTCAGCAACCTTGTCTGGCTTTTCAATGGCTTTGGAGTCACGGTAACACCAGGTTCACCACGCTGTACGCCCCCACCAGTGGTTGCCGACATCGTGCCTTTCGTTGAAAGCGTGACGGTGAGTGACGCGACCGCCACGGCAACCTTTGGCTATCAAAACGCCGCCAGTAACACGATCACCATTGCCGCAGGCAGCCCGCACAACCGCCTGTCGCGGACAGCGAACCAGAACCAGCCCACGCAATTTTTGCCCGGTTTGCAGCGCAATGTTTTTACCACGACCTTTCCCGCCAGCGAGGCGCTGTACTGGATGGTGCAAGGTTTGCCCGCGTTGGCGGTGCCGGGCACGTGCCCGACCATCACGGTGCGGGTGCGCTAACGACCATACCTGAGCAAGCCGTCTTTCGCTTACTAACTTATAGCGGTTTGCAGATAGGTGCGACCTGCGGCAACCCATACCCAACGTAGGGGGCAGACCTGCGTGTCTGCCCCGGTGTCATCAGACGGAACCGAAGGCTACAAATGCCACCGGGGCAGACACGCAGGTCTGCCCCTACGTTGGGTCGTACCCATCTGCAAACCGCTATAAGGAGTTTTCCATGTCGCTTCGGCGACGCCCTGAAAGGGAGGAGAGAACAATGACACAAAGGCTCACCCTGCGGTTGAGATTAGCCGCACTCTGTCTCGTTGCGTTGCCAAGCGCTTTGAATTGGTACTCGACTTCGTCGGGACTAGCCGCCGCCAAACCTGCTATCCAGCAGCAGGCGGCCAGTTTCAGCGGTCAACTGACCACCCAGCACGACACCTGGAACCGCATGACGACCATCAATGTCTTCAGCGGCCAGCAGGTGTTTTTTGAAGTTACGCACCTCCGCATTGTGACGAGCGGGCCATATACGATCGACGTCAATGCGACGGGGTTTACGCCCACCATCAATGTTTACGGCGGCACGTTCTTTCCCGCGACGCCGCAGGTGAATTTCTGGGACAACGGCGTCATCGGCAATGGCTATCAAGTGTTCCTCGCGGGTGGTCAGCAATTCGACATCGTCATCAGCACGAACCTGGCGGGCGAGACCGGCACATACAGCGCCGCGATCAGCGGCCCTGGCCCGCTCACGGTTGATCCGCCGCCGCCCCTGGGCATTCTCAACAATCCGCTCGATGCCACCCTTCAGCCCGGCCAAAGCACGACCTTGCGCGTGGCGACGCAAGGCCGCGCGCCAAAAGCGTATCAATGGTTTCAAGGCCAGAGTGGCGACACCGCGCAACTCAGCGCGGGCGCGACCGGCACCAGTTTCACGACACCGGCGTTGTTTGCCGACACCTCGTATTGGGTGCGGGTGAGCGACAGCGCAACCAGCGTGGATTCCGGCACAGCGACGGTGTTTGTCACCACTGGGCCGATCACGTCCGGCGGGGTGTTGACGGCGTGTGATGACCGCCTCGGAGCGAACGGGCAGGGTGTGCCGTTCAAGCTGTTTCGCTTTCGCGTCTCGACGGCGGGCAGCTATCGCTTCCAACTCAACACCAGCGGGTTCAATGGTCAATTGCTGCTGTATCAGGGCGCGTTTTTGCCGGCCAACACCAACGTGAATTTCTTCGGCAGCTCAGCGGTAGGAACGTCGGTGAGTCTGACAAGTTCATTGCTGGCCGATGGCAATTTGATGCATCTGGTGATCATTCCCCAAAGCGCCGCCAATCTCGGTACGTTTACGGTCACAGCCACCAATGGCCCGGCGCTCATCACCAAACTGCCCGCGCCTGAAATCACGATGCAACCGCTGAGCGCCAACGTCACGCGCGGCCAGACGCCGGTGTTGAGCGTGGGCACGAATAGTTTGAATGTCAGTTATCAATGGTTCAGCGGCACTTGCCAAAGCCGCACGAAAATCGCGGGCGCAACCGGCGCGAGTTTCACGCCGCCGCCGCTCACCAGAGATCAAAGCTATTTCGTGCGGCTCGA encodes:
- a CDS encoding AlkZ family DNA glycosylase; the protein is MKTTFPLPQVLAFRLARHHLTDAASAELTGVCRDIGGLQAQINSAARLAAWARVPGLTQTEIQTALYQQRALVRTSCMRQTLHLITAADFALYINALRQSRVTALLRVAAKFGVTRQHADALNACFLAALSGGPLPRRALLERIQPLVGQEVRAWMNVVWGIQVFRLALVEGLICYGPDQGAEGTYVRVDQWLPAQLALEPAAALAELLRRYLRTYGPATPKDFAKWTGNPMPEIKAAWAAVQDELVEVSMAGTPGWLLRDDLPALQRSAPVAAHLRLLPSFDPWVLGHADKNQLVDAQHYKRIFRSAAWVSPVVLLNGRAAGVWSHRRQGKRLLVEIEPFEKFSKPVRKLIEAEAARLGAFLGAEAAVH
- a CDS encoding PD40 domain-containing protein, with translation MSKPHNHFYEFGPFRLDVANRLLLRDGEVVPLKKKAYDMLLVLVENNGQVLEKEELMRRLWPDTYVEESNLTHYIYTLRRVLGDEKDNPQFIVTIPGRGYRFTAQVSEQHPTLLSGLVEDEPLVLERHTLSRVVINETSTASKSTSVALATKPVATLPAAASPQPGSWQRRAGFVAAGLIALAAGLYFWLNRPNAAATNATTAKFAPLTGLAGREDTPTFSPDGRQIAYAWRPEEAEGMDIYVKLVGAGQPLRLTNNPHDEYSPAWSPDGKTIAFLRARGQGSEVLILPALGGTERKIADLQTTWVGLTWTPDGKALVVPDAIATSDKESAALVQINLETGERHTLTNPPALSGDDDPRFAPDGKQLAFKRTLNRVNSEVFLANPDGSQPRPLTKLAAPIHGLAWLADGQALICAAYREGSNSLWRVPVNGNPPVLLEAAGRKATHPAFAANGATGGGTLGFVDSLEDANLWRLDLDQPNPALRKFISSSHPDHSPEFSPDGQRLVFSSGRSGHDEIWVCQSDGSNPVQLTHFNGLATGSPHWSPDGQQIAFDARPESSGDLFIINSTGGAPRRVTTDSSHDVIPSWSHDGRWLYFCSNRSGKLQLWKMPVAGGPAQQLTQQGGMEAFEAPDGKSVYYLKGRGISGLWRVSTEGTNEEAVPELAEAGYWRYWTINRSGLYFVAHNDQFPYQVRHFDFTTRRVRTIATIDKQPAWLTAGLAVAPTGRQILFASNDLFASSIMLLENFH
- a CDS encoding ferric reductase-like transmembrane domain-containing protein, which produces MSHAYQAISWNRQKRVYDGVLTSGVFGYLALFIGLSAWASPHATIETLLIRAFGTGALLLLHLVLMIGPACRLWPQLLPLLYNRRHLGVTTFLLGLAHGGFALIQFHALGDLNPLVSLLVSNTRYDSLAHFPFQQLGLVALLILFLMAATSHDFWLKQLSAPVWKRLHMLVYLAYGLLLAHVALGVLQAETNLLLAVVLTFGLASVLTLHLVAAQREHKADVELPAAAEFVPVCTLAEIPEKRARIVTLAGERVAIFKYDGQVSALSNVCQHQNGPLGEGRIIDGCVTCPWHGFQYLPATGAAPAPFTEKVPTFRVKVIGQQVYVDPRPQAPGCIAGCQPAAG
- a CDS encoding cadherin-like domain-containing protein, translating into MTQRLTLRLRLAALCLVALPSALNWYSTSSGLAAAKPAIQQQAASFSGQLTTQHDTWNRMTTINVFSGQQVFFEVTHLRIVTSGPYTIDVNATGFTPTINVYGGTFFPATPQVNFWDNGVIGNGYQVFLAGGQQFDIVISTNLAGETGTYSAAISGPGPLTVDPPPPLGILNNPLDATLQPGQSTTLRVATQGRAPKAYQWFQGQSGDTAQLSAGATGTSFTTPALFADTSYWVRVSDSATSVDSGTATVFVTTGPITSGGVLTACDDRLGANGQGVPFKLFRFRVSTAGSYRFQLNTSGFNGQLLLYQGAFLPANTNVNFFGSSAVGTSVSLTSSLLADGNLMHLVIIPQSAANLGTFTVTATNGPALITKLPAPEITMQPLSANVTRGQTPVLSVGTNSLNVSYQWFSGTCQSRTKIAGATGASFTPPPLTRDQSYFVRLENPGGYLNSSIATLTVAPFAGNFNANPIAQGQPLNVSAPGVLSNATGPDGRPLNAFKDANPAHGTVTFNLNGSFSYQPALNYVGPDSFTFHVSDGVRSSASATVNITVMPTFANGTPNTIPAQGQANIYPSTITVSGLMGNITKLIVTLNPLRHENEGDLDILLVGPQGQALVLLSDANGDPDNPFVFDRSTTFDDAATDTIFDGRALFDGTYRPVNYGSGDSFPAPAPASFQSPAPAGTATLASVFNGTDPNGVWKLFVFDDQGFNSGSLGGWSLTIGTGAACPQFTVIPPTLPDVQINTPFTATTLTASGGTGVYTFQITAGALPQGMNFTAAGVLSGTPTQAGLFPFTVTAKDQNNCTWQRAYTLNVTCPVLTTSVR